TTTGTCAGAGTACCCAGAGGACTAGGATGTTTAACCACAAACCTAACAACTCAATAAACTCACTCACTACGTTCGCTGGGACGCATACACGCGGGGCGGCTTCGCCATTATGCCCCACATGTCTGCGCCCGTTATTGAAAAGTTATGTCCCGCTCTAAAATGACTTCAAATGGAAATTCAACATGGAAATAAAGACCTTTGCAAAAGGCTCCTGTAATTGTGGTGGAGTAACGTTCTTAGTCACTGTTCCAATAGATAGCGTTTTTATTTGTCATTGCTCAATTTGCAGAAAATCAACGGGTAGTGGCGGTATTGCTGTTACTGTTGTTCCTACAAATTCGCTTGTCATAGAAACAGGACAAGACTTAATTCAAGCTTGGGAAAAACCGAACCATGATTGGCTTACAAACTTCTGTAAAAAGTGTGGTTCACCCGTTCCAGGAAAGAACGATGAAGAGAACTCTTATATTCCTGTAAGCCTTTTGGATTCTGGTTACGAAAACTTGGAGGTAAAACATCATCTCTTCGTGGACTCAAAAGCAA
The nucleotide sequence above comes from Alteromonas naphthalenivorans. Encoded proteins:
- a CDS encoding GFA family protein yields the protein MEIKTFAKGSCNCGGVTFLVTVPIDSVFICHCSICRKSTGSGGIAVTVVPTNSLVIETGQDLIQAWEKPNHDWLTNFCKKCGSPVPGKNDEENSYIPVSLLDSGYENLEVKHHLFVDSKASWEEIGKTGTQHKGAFGV